Proteins encoded by one window of Swingsia samuiensis:
- the cydB gene encoding cytochrome d ubiquinol oxidase subunit II — translation MMETASSWLPVVWAVLAATAIFIYVILDGFDLGIGILFLKERDHENRSVMMNTIAPVWDGNETWMIFGGAALYGVFPVAYGTILPALYLPLLFMMLALILRGVSFEFRFKMTSPFGRFFWDTAFCGGSFVAAFMQGIILGTLIQGIPIKNENNTFTFIGTSLDWLTPFALFCGLAVAIGYSLLGATWLIMRCEGALQETMRRAAYGLGALTLLAIAIISVWTPQLHATYMQRWFEWPQIALVAPVPVAVVIVSLTLFLGLRNKNSEILPFVATLLLFFLCFSGLGINIWPYIVPPSITIWMASSPPASQAFLLCGAMFLLPAISAYNIYSYYVFRGKVTADHHYH, via the coding sequence ATGATGGAAACCGCTTCTTCTTGGCTTCCTGTTGTCTGGGCAGTTCTCGCTGCAACGGCAATATTTATCTATGTTATTCTTGATGGCTTTGATCTGGGAATAGGCATACTCTTTCTAAAAGAACGCGATCATGAAAATCGCAGTGTCATGATGAACACAATCGCTCCGGTTTGGGACGGGAACGAAACGTGGATGATCTTTGGAGGAGCCGCATTATATGGTGTCTTTCCTGTTGCTTATGGCACCATCTTACCCGCGCTATACTTACCCCTGCTCTTCATGATGCTTGCGCTTATTCTGCGCGGCGTTTCTTTCGAGTTCCGTTTTAAAATGACCTCTCCCTTTGGCCGTTTCTTCTGGGATACAGCTTTTTGTGGAGGTTCTTTTGTCGCCGCCTTCATGCAAGGCATTATCCTTGGCACTCTTATCCAAGGTATTCCCATCAAGAATGAAAATAATACTTTTACATTTATTGGCACATCACTGGATTGGTTGACACCTTTTGCACTCTTCTGTGGGCTAGCGGTCGCTATTGGCTACAGCTTACTCGGTGCTACATGGCTCATCATGCGATGTGAAGGGGCATTGCAAGAGACAATGCGTCGAGCTGCTTATGGTTTAGGGGCGCTGACACTGCTTGCTATTGCGATTATTTCAGTATGGACACCTCAGCTTCATGCAACATATATGCAGCGTTGGTTTGAATGGCCACAGATTGCACTCGTTGCTCCTGTTCCTGTAGCTGTGGTTATCGTTTCACTTACCCTCTTCTTAGGCCTACGCAACAAAAACTCTGAAATCCTTCCTTTTGTTGCAACGCTTTTGCTTTTCTTCCTGTGCTTTTCAGGATTAGGCATCAATATCTGGCCCTACATCGTACCACCTAGCATTACGATTTGGATGGCCTCCTCTCCTCCTGCCAGCCAAGCCTTCCTGCTTTGCGGTGCTATGTTCTTACTACCCGCGATTTCTGCTTATAACATTTATTCCTATTATGTTTTCCGAGGAAAAGTGACAGCAGACCATCACTATCATTGA
- a CDS encoding cytochrome ubiquinol oxidase subunit I: MFGLTALFLARFQFAFTVGFHIVFPAFSIGLAAYLAVLEGLWLKTGRSAYLDLFKYWLKIFSIVFGMGVVSGLVMSYEFGTNWSQFSQKAGPILGPMLAYEVMTAFFLEAGFLGVMMFGLNRVGKGLHFASTCLVSIGTLISMTWILASNSWMQTPRGYIIDKATGRFLPGDWLQIIFNPSFPYRLVHMGLAAFLSVAFVVAGVASWHFLKARREGRQASEQVRLMFSMAMWMAAIVSPIQFIAGDTQGLNTLEYQPAKVAAMEGDWESEGRAPEILFGIPDMEHETTHYKVQIPFLGSLILTHSLDGKVPGLKDYPKDIRPYSPLLFFSFRIMVALGCLMILVGLWSLWLRWRGHLYTNTLLQRLLILMAPSGFVALLCGWTTTEVGRQPYTVYGLLKTADSVSPISLPNLETSMTAFVIVYFIIFTAGIVVLLRSFAQEPHSNEEGPSEHEPQMAAGTTQISHHPHHWAE; this comes from the coding sequence ATGTTTGGCCTGACGGCTTTATTTCTCGCGCGTTTTCAATTCGCCTTTACAGTCGGATTCCATATTGTGTTTCCGGCGTTTTCGATTGGACTAGCCGCTTATCTTGCAGTTCTTGAAGGGTTATGGCTCAAAACTGGCCGTAGCGCTTACCTAGATCTGTTTAAATATTGGTTAAAAATCTTCTCTATCGTGTTTGGTATGGGAGTGGTTTCTGGCCTTGTGATGTCCTACGAGTTTGGAACCAACTGGTCCCAATTCTCCCAAAAGGCAGGGCCAATCCTTGGGCCCATGCTCGCTTATGAAGTGATGACAGCCTTCTTCTTGGAAGCTGGTTTCTTAGGCGTCATGATGTTTGGCTTAAACCGTGTTGGTAAGGGCCTACATTTTGCATCAACATGCTTGGTCTCCATCGGAACACTCATTTCCATGACGTGGATCCTTGCCTCCAACTCTTGGATGCAAACGCCACGCGGTTACATCATCGATAAAGCAACAGGCCGCTTCCTTCCGGGGGATTGGCTGCAGATTATCTTTAACCCATCCTTCCCATATCGTTTGGTTCATATGGGCCTTGCAGCATTCCTATCGGTTGCGTTTGTCGTTGCAGGCGTTGCGAGCTGGCACTTCTTAAAAGCGCGCCGGGAAGGTCGTCAGGCGTCTGAACAAGTGCGTCTGATGTTTTCCATGGCAATGTGGATGGCAGCGATTGTATCCCCTATTCAGTTCATAGCGGGAGACACTCAAGGACTAAACACCCTTGAATATCAACCAGCCAAAGTTGCCGCTATGGAAGGCGACTGGGAATCTGAAGGCCGCGCACCTGAGATCCTGTTTGGTATTCCTGATATGGAACACGAAACAACTCATTACAAAGTGCAGATCCCTTTCCTTGGCTCCCTCATTCTTACTCATAGTCTTGATGGTAAGGTTCCTGGCCTCAAAGACTACCCGAAAGATATTCGCCCTTATTCACCACTCCTGTTCTTCTCTTTCCGTATCATGGTGGCCTTAGGCTGCTTGATGATTTTGGTTGGACTGTGGTCTCTATGGCTTCGGTGGAGAGGTCATCTCTACACGAATACTCTTCTGCAACGCCTTCTTATCCTCATGGCACCTTCTGGTTTCGTTGCATTGCTTTGCGGATGGACGACAACAGAAGTTGGACGACAACCCTATACCGTTTATGGGCTACTCAAAACGGCAGATAGTGTTTCTCCTATTTCTCTTCCCAATCTCGAAACATCCATGACTGCGTTTGTTATCGTCTATTTCATCATCTTTACGGCTGGAATAGTCGTGCTCCTACGTAGCTTTGCCCAAGAACCTCATAGCAATGAAGAGGGCCCTTCTGAGCATGAACCTCAGATGGCAGCGGGAACAACGCAAATTTCTCATCATCCACATCATTGGGCGGAGTAA
- a CDS encoding YdcF family protein: MASPTTLKKGILSILFLLGLLWTGGFVWFVDDAKHPSPVASVCDGIVALTGGQSRIDTSITLLKGGYGQLLLISGVSRHVTLEQLTQAQQQVVSDNLASRITLGHRATSTIGNANEAAEWAYSHHLTSLLVVTAGYHMRRAMIELHRTMPDIHLVPYVVIPPALNNSFSRHTLLLMLKEYLKFLRAELGSVTGLPDGRQGLLSS; the protein is encoded by the coding sequence ATGGCTTCGCCGACTACCTTGAAAAAAGGGATATTGAGTATCCTGTTTTTACTGGGCCTTCTATGGACAGGCGGTTTCGTGTGGTTTGTCGATGATGCAAAACACCCCTCTCCCGTTGCCTCTGTCTGTGATGGCATCGTGGCCCTAACAGGTGGGCAATCTCGTATTGATACATCAATCACACTTTTAAAGGGAGGTTATGGGCAACTGCTTCTCATTTCAGGTGTGAGCCGACATGTGACATTAGAACAGTTAACACAGGCACAACAGCAGGTCGTTTCTGATAATCTGGCGTCACGTATTACACTCGGCCATCGCGCCACAAGTACAATAGGCAATGCAAACGAAGCTGCTGAATGGGCCTATTCTCATCACCTCACAAGCTTACTTGTTGTCACAGCAGGATATCATATGAGACGCGCTATGATTGAGTTACACAGAACAATGCCTGATATTCATTTGGTTCCTTATGTTGTAATACCTCCCGCACTTAACAATTCTTTCTCTCGCCACACCCTGTTGCTCATGCTCAAAGAGTATTTGAAATTTCTTAGAGCGGAACTTGGCAGTGTAACGGGGCTGCCAGATGGACGGCAGGGCTTACTTTCCTCCTAA
- the gloB gene encoding hydroxyacylglutathione hydrolase, whose amino-acid sequence MAIDIRPVRVLTDNYAWLLTTDDGIRAVVDPGDAEPIMEVLGGEKLNLILLTHHHSDHTMGAEKLKERYGAKIFGPEKNLDLLPPLDRSLGDGESFLLGKHQVDVLLTPGHAVGHISFVIRDVPALFSGDVLFSAGCGRLLEGSAEELFRSLHRYDDLPDETLVCAGHEYTRSNIKFARSVDPDNLDLKRRSEEVEKLLSERKPTLPVTLGEERRTNPFLRALNVDIFAQLRREKDVF is encoded by the coding sequence ATGGCAATCGATATTAGACCAGTTCGTGTTTTGACTGATAATTATGCATGGTTACTGACAACGGATGATGGAATACGCGCTGTTGTTGATCCGGGTGATGCTGAGCCTATCATGGAAGTGCTTGGCGGTGAAAAACTTAATTTAATCTTACTAACCCATCATCATTCAGACCATACTATGGGAGCTGAAAAACTGAAAGAACGATATGGGGCAAAAATTTTTGGTCCAGAAAAGAATTTAGATTTACTACCGCCTTTGGATCGTTCGTTAGGTGATGGAGAGAGTTTTTTATTGGGCAAACATCAGGTTGATGTTCTTTTGACACCAGGGCACGCGGTTGGTCATATTTCTTTTGTGATTAGGGATGTTCCGGCACTATTTTCTGGTGATGTTTTGTTTAGTGCAGGGTGTGGACGGTTACTTGAAGGGAGTGCAGAGGAGCTTTTTAGAAGCCTTCATCGATATGATGATTTGCCAGATGAAACGTTAGTCTGCGCTGGGCATGAATATACTCGTTCGAATATAAAATTCGCCCGGTCTGTGGACCCGGATAATTTGGATTTAAAACGACGTTCAGAAGAGGTTGAAAAATTATTATCAGAAAGGAAGCCAACATTACCTGTTACATTAGGCGAGGAAAGGCGGACAAATCCTTTCTTGCGCGCTCTTAATGTTGATATATTTGCTCAGTTAAGACGTGAAAAAGATGTTTTTTAA
- a CDS encoding ATP-binding protein: MSSFDLKTSGSEVENARVLLVDANQEDAQKMWRVLLKEGFAVTCIESGESTLRVVEDLDPELIVVCSELPGMTGGQLARRLRLEPLTRNIPLLMLTADVPLGADREGLESGADAYISKSAHPDLLVLRMRALLRAGPEVVQVDEAARLRRSRIVIVNSPTEEDEDVLDSDLSGASLGELLWRDGHTVTSIERSEDLIEGGWLRGVDSPDCLVLELNSGFDDIKFCRLLDARRQAILDAGGIPFRTLGIVEASRFRKQSSGEFFEAGIDDLVPSDIALEALAMRIRTLAQRRMAQDEFRQQEIERQQSALILEATRAKAEMAEALAQANMELARTNEQLIQAQSKFVQTAKMASLGELVAGIAHEINNPLAFTVAHAETVERNLKRLRQISNLDDAQPVIDKGVARLGSMKLGLQRIQNLVLNLRRFSHLDESSFQTVDVADALEIALALLGHKLGGGIIIEKDLQAPNQLVCQPAFLNQAVMNVISNAADALADMNEGYEGQPKVIKGKIVIASRLHNDSYEISISDDGAGLPDHLRSRVFDPFFTTKPVGTGTGLGLTIAYSVMEAHDGMIEISDANLPDGQGVGTCFRLSLPVRMTEEGPVAIGYTQ, translated from the coding sequence ATGTCGTCATTTGATTTAAAAACCTCTGGTTCTGAGGTCGAGAACGCTCGTGTACTTTTGGTTGATGCAAACCAAGAGGATGCACAAAAAATGTGGCGAGTTCTTCTGAAAGAAGGCTTTGCTGTTACGTGCATTGAGAGTGGAGAATCTACATTAAGAGTCGTTGAGGACTTGGATCCTGAACTGATCGTTGTGTGCTCTGAGCTTCCTGGAATGACAGGGGGGCAGTTAGCGCGGCGGTTACGTCTGGAACCTTTAACACGTAACATTCCTTTGTTGATGTTAACGGCTGATGTGCCCTTGGGAGCAGACCGTGAGGGACTGGAAAGTGGCGCAGATGCTTATATATCGAAGTCTGCTCACCCGGACCTTCTGGTATTACGGATGCGTGCATTGTTACGCGCTGGCCCGGAAGTGGTGCAGGTGGATGAGGCGGCAAGGTTACGTCGTTCTCGTATTGTTATTGTTAACTCCCCAACAGAAGAAGACGAAGACGTATTAGATAGCGATCTTTCTGGAGCCTCTTTGGGAGAGTTGCTCTGGCGAGACGGCCATACGGTGACATCGATTGAGCGTTCAGAAGATTTGATTGAAGGTGGTTGGTTACGCGGGGTTGATAGTCCAGACTGTTTGGTTCTGGAGTTGAATAGTGGGTTTGATGATATAAAATTTTGCCGATTACTGGATGCAAGACGGCAGGCCATTTTAGATGCTGGGGGGATTCCATTTCGAACTTTAGGGATTGTAGAAGCGTCTCGTTTTCGTAAGCAGTCTTCAGGAGAGTTTTTTGAGGCTGGGATTGATGATCTGGTCCCCAGTGATATTGCGCTTGAAGCTTTGGCTATGCGTATTCGGACTTTGGCACAACGTCGGATGGCGCAGGATGAGTTTCGACAGCAGGAAATAGAGCGTCAACAAAGTGCTCTTATCTTGGAAGCGACCCGCGCCAAAGCAGAAATGGCAGAAGCTTTAGCTCAAGCGAATATGGAATTGGCTCGAACGAATGAGCAGCTTATTCAAGCGCAGTCAAAATTTGTTCAAACAGCAAAAATGGCATCTCTTGGTGAGCTGGTAGCGGGGATTGCCCATGAAATTAATAATCCATTGGCTTTTACGGTTGCTCATGCCGAAACAGTTGAACGAAATCTGAAGCGTTTACGACAAATTAGTAATCTTGATGATGCGCAGCCTGTCATTGATAAAGGAGTTGCGCGGTTGGGTTCTATGAAGTTGGGGCTGCAACGTATTCAGAATCTGGTTCTGAATTTACGACGTTTTTCTCATTTGGATGAAAGTTCTTTCCAAACGGTAGATGTCGCGGATGCGCTTGAAATAGCCCTCGCTTTATTGGGACATAAATTAGGTGGCGGAATAATTATAGAGAAGGATTTGCAGGCTCCTAATCAACTGGTGTGTCAGCCTGCTTTTCTGAATCAAGCGGTCATGAATGTGATTTCTAACGCAGCAGATGCTCTTGCTGATATGAACGAAGGGTATGAGGGGCAACCCAAGGTTATAAAAGGAAAAATTGTTATTGCTTCCCGGTTGCATAACGATTCATACGAAATTTCAATTAGTGATGATGGAGCGGGACTCCCCGACCATTTGCGAAGCCGTGTATTTGACCCGTTTTTTACAACAAAGCCCGTTGGAACTGGAACCGGGTTAGGGCTGACCATCGCCTATAGTGTTATGGAAGCACACGATGGCATGATTGAGATTAGTGATGCGAATTTGCCTGATGGTCAGGGAGTCGGGACATGTTTTCGTTTAAGTCTCCCAGTACGTATGACTGAAGAAGGACCGGTTGCAATCGGATATACACAATGA
- a CDS encoding lysophospholipid acyltransferase family protein, giving the protein MTSLFRGLCFNLYLLILTLTMGLGALPIRLLKNKRWALSYAKLWSKAVLYGFQRICSVQIEVLGQENIPKGPVIIASQHQSFFDGFVWMNLVPLPAYIIKKELTKIPLVGPMLILSGMIPVERSAGSKALRDMIKTTTEAHAQNRQIIIFPEGTRTLPGERHPVQPGIIALARQSNVPIIPVATNSGIFWERNPWRKHSGILKVVIGSPLSSTTSRQGFINNLEKNWETLCKSHNLPFYVVDKSVE; this is encoded by the coding sequence ATGACCAGTTTATTCCGTGGCTTATGTTTCAACCTTTATTTGTTAATTCTTACCCTTACCATGGGACTAGGGGCTCTCCCCATTCGTCTATTAAAGAATAAAAGATGGGCTTTATCATACGCCAAACTCTGGTCGAAGGCCGTGTTATATGGTTTCCAGCGCATTTGTTCGGTGCAAATTGAGGTACTTGGACAAGAAAATATTCCTAAAGGCCCTGTCATTATTGCCTCTCAGCATCAGTCTTTTTTTGATGGTTTTGTCTGGATGAACCTTGTTCCGCTTCCAGCATATATTATTAAAAAAGAGCTTACAAAAATTCCTCTTGTAGGACCTATGCTTATTCTGTCAGGCATGATCCCTGTGGAACGGAGTGCCGGCTCAAAAGCTTTACGTGACATGATTAAAACCACAACCGAAGCGCATGCACAAAACCGACAAATCATTATTTTTCCCGAAGGGACGCGAACTCTTCCTGGGGAACGTCATCCTGTTCAACCAGGAATTATTGCACTAGCCCGTCAATCCAATGTGCCTATTATTCCTGTGGCCACAAATTCTGGAATATTTTGGGAGCGCAATCCTTGGCGTAAACATTCTGGTATTCTAAAAGTCGTGATCGGTAGCCCCCTATCATCCACAACCAGCCGCCAAGGCTTTATCAATAATCTGGAAAAGAACTGGGAAACATTGTGTAAGTCCCACAATCTTCCATTTTATGTTGTGGATAAGTCTGTGGAATGA
- a CDS encoding DUF2474 domain-containing protein — translation MRIEYGKLSQKTGPLSWMNRLGWFVLLWLGGVSVVGIGAELLKVIIFGKHT, via the coding sequence ATGCGTATTGAATATGGCAAACTCAGCCAAAAAACAGGCCCTCTCTCTTGGATGAACCGACTGGGATGGTTTGTCCTTCTCTGGCTTGGTGGGGTCTCTGTTGTTGGGATCGGTGCTGAACTCTTGAAAGTTATTATTTTTGGTAAACACACCTGA
- a CDS encoding cell division ATP-binding protein FtsE — protein MISLHDVSMKPPGVGKPVLHGLTLHIPQGEFRWLLGPSGAGKSSFLKLLTLGAKPFSGHMEVLGVPVSRANRSTLRDLRRRIGFVPQDYRLISEWSVYDNIALPLRLKNHSERSIRKEVFNVLEWLDVATHTYSLPTTLSGGEQQRVAIARALINRPEILLADEPTNALEADQARHLLTTFQELIDLGTTVIVATHNEFLVQEAPPAQAIMLRDGTLDRQTVL, from the coding sequence ATGATTTCCCTCCATGATGTTTCCATGAAACCCCCGGGGGTAGGGAAACCTGTCCTACACGGCTTAACATTGCATATTCCGCAAGGAGAGTTTCGTTGGCTCCTTGGGCCTTCAGGCGCAGGGAAATCAAGCTTTTTAAAACTTTTGACCTTAGGAGCCAAACCCTTTTCTGGCCATATGGAAGTCCTTGGGGTCCCCGTAAGTAGAGCCAACAGAAGCACACTTAGAGATTTGCGCCGCCGCATCGGCTTTGTCCCTCAAGATTATCGCCTCATAAGTGAATGGTCTGTTTACGACAACATTGCTTTACCACTCCGACTCAAAAACCATAGTGAGCGCAGCATTCGTAAAGAAGTCTTTAATGTTCTTGAGTGGCTCGATGTCGCTACGCATACTTATTCACTTCCCACCACTCTTTCCGGTGGAGAACAACAGCGTGTTGCCATTGCGCGTGCTTTGATTAATCGACCCGAGATCCTTCTTGCCGACGAGCCCACAAATGCTCTTGAAGCAGATCAAGCACGGCATTTACTAACAACGTTCCAAGAACTTATTGACCTTGGCACAACCGTTATCGTCGCAACCCATAACGAATTTTTGGTTCAGGAAGCCCCGCCGGCTCAAGCCATTATGCTTCGAGACGGAACACTAGATCGGCAGACCGTTTTATGA
- a CDS encoding zinc-ribbon domain-containing protein, translating to MIISDNDPKDNFMRLECPHCHAVFEVPQNVIEQAHRLRCANCKESWSLPEGLEANVIAPQTLLKKHASVTEGGAKPNYINLFQNENIKKTGYLFQKSGNNGNVAGWLAAWGASAMLVSGAALAAWHWQQGGEVTDFWSSLSFLTSPKTLLHLTSG from the coding sequence ATGATTATTTCTGATAATGATCCGAAAGATAATTTCATGCGTTTAGAATGTCCTCATTGCCACGCCGTATTTGAAGTTCCCCAAAATGTCATAGAACAAGCCCATCGTCTACGATGTGCAAATTGTAAAGAGAGTTGGTCTTTGCCAGAGGGATTGGAGGCTAATGTTATTGCGCCACAAACGCTTTTGAAAAAACATGCCTCTGTAACTGAGGGGGGAGCGAAGCCAAATTATATTAATTTGTTTCAGAATGAGAATATAAAAAAAACAGGCTATTTATTCCAAAAATCTGGAAATAATGGAAATGTTGCAGGCTGGCTGGCAGCTTGGGGAGCGAGTGCCATGCTTGTAAGCGGTGCTGCGCTGGCTGCATGGCATTGGCAACAGGGGGGAGAAGTGACAGATTTTTGGTCGAGCCTTAGTTTCTTAACTTCTCCTAAAACATTATTACATTTGACGAGCGGTTAG
- a CDS encoding response regulator, whose amino-acid sequence MTIVLNGIKHGRPKVLLVDDEEEILVALEDLLEDQYEIISTTDPLQALDLLKYHTDVATIISDQRMPALTGDQLLTRARKISDARSVLLTGYADLDAVVSALNQGQIQAYIHKPWDSETLRSLIAEVTQHSLAQRALRVEQALLRGLIDSLPLRLVFSDSNGRSIRNNCAHDCSGASEDELAYFPDVLRDEVTRMRDVVKKNGHVESLVAETVSDEDGKTSQKWHELTRFSLAWPQDEVLEKRWHVTMDRDVTSRVLMENHLRQSDKLQSLGTLAGGIAHDFNNLLAAISGSLELLEDIAELDETAQALVKNAMDSAQRGATLTRRLLQFGRPKESQLGPVSLQKLLSELEALLLQSLKSSQKDKSAVECHLKLSSVDDNIPQVWSDADQLEMALLNLCINARDAMKKGGDLSISVRLVKQGQTDLPPECCTEYAVAIDVEDQGEGMPPDVISRVFDPFFTTKEVGKGTGLGLSSVYGFLKRSFGDIFVESTPGAGTRMTVVLAAIRDEVVRLSPPRAQSGPEKELANRNLNILIIDDDPSVRLVTQGFLQQEGHNVVAVGSLSDILKQEDQLKNGFDLAVLDIMMPDYDGPTCAAILKERMPSLKILFISGHTKIEIEDKNIPLLSKPFTKEQLSGAIGNLSL is encoded by the coding sequence ATGACGATAGTATTGAATGGTATAAAGCATGGTCGCCCTAAGGTTTTACTTGTAGATGATGAGGAAGAAATTCTCGTCGCCTTAGAAGATTTGCTTGAGGATCAGTATGAGATCATTTCGACAACAGATCCTCTACAGGCTTTAGATTTATTAAAATATCATACAGACGTCGCAACAATTATCTCAGATCAAAGAATGCCAGCTTTGACTGGAGATCAACTTTTAACGCGTGCGCGCAAAATTTCAGATGCGCGTAGTGTTCTGCTGACGGGATACGCTGATTTGGATGCCGTTGTATCGGCTCTCAATCAAGGGCAGATACAGGCCTATATTCATAAACCGTGGGATTCCGAAACATTACGATCCCTTATTGCGGAAGTAACGCAACATTCTTTAGCACAAAGAGCTTTACGGGTAGAGCAGGCATTATTGCGTGGTTTGATAGATAGTTTGCCTTTGCGTTTGGTGTTTTCTGATTCTAATGGGCGTAGTATTCGGAATAATTGTGCACATGATTGCTCCGGTGCCTCGGAAGATGAACTGGCGTATTTCCCAGATGTCTTGCGCGATGAAGTCACTCGAATGAGAGATGTAGTCAAGAAGAATGGACACGTAGAGAGTTTAGTGGCCGAGACGGTGAGCGATGAAGATGGGAAGACGTCTCAGAAGTGGCACGAATTAACACGTTTCTCTCTTGCATGGCCCCAAGATGAAGTTTTGGAAAAACGGTGGCATGTTACGATGGATCGTGATGTTACAAGCCGCGTATTAATGGAAAATCATTTAAGACAATCAGATAAATTACAATCTCTCGGAACGTTGGCGGGGGGAATAGCGCATGACTTTAATAATTTATTAGCTGCAATTTCGGGGTCGCTAGAGCTTTTAGAAGATATTGCAGAACTGGATGAAACCGCGCAAGCGCTTGTCAAAAACGCCATGGATTCTGCACAGCGAGGGGCAACACTAACACGACGGCTGCTACAGTTTGGGCGGCCTAAGGAATCTCAGCTTGGCCCGGTATCTTTACAAAAGCTTTTATCTGAACTGGAAGCTTTGCTTCTTCAAAGCTTGAAAAGTAGTCAGAAAGATAAGTCTGCGGTAGAGTGTCATTTAAAGTTAAGCTCTGTTGATGATAATATTCCTCAGGTTTGGTCCGACGCTGATCAACTTGAAATGGCATTATTAAACTTATGTATTAATGCAAGGGATGCCATGAAAAAGGGAGGAGACCTCTCTATTTCAGTTCGGCTGGTGAAGCAGGGGCAGACAGATTTACCCCCTGAATGCTGTACAGAATATGCTGTTGCTATTGATGTGGAGGATCAGGGCGAGGGTATGCCACCTGATGTGATTTCCCGTGTTTTTGACCCCTTTTTTACCACCAAAGAAGTTGGAAAAGGAACGGGCTTGGGGCTTTCGAGTGTTTATGGTTTTTTGAAGCGCAGTTTTGGAGATATATTTGTTGAGAGTACCCCCGGAGCAGGTACGCGAATGACGGTTGTTTTAGCTGCTATTCGGGATGAGGTCGTACGGCTTTCGCCTCCTCGTGCACAGTCAGGACCTGAAAAGGAATTAGCTAATAGGAATTTAAATATTTTAATTATTGATGATGATCCTTCAGTACGTTTGGTTACGCAGGGCTTCCTTCAACAAGAAGGGCACAACGTTGTAGCTGTAGGGTCTTTATCGGATATTCTGAAACAGGAAGATCAATTAAAGAACGGGTTTGATCTAGCCGTGTTGGATATTATGATGCCAGATTACGATGGCCCGACTTGTGCTGCAATTTTGAAAGAGCGTATGCCGTCTCTAAAAATCCTTTTTATTAGTGGGCATACTAAAATAGAGATTGAAGACAAGAATATACCCCTTCTTTCCAAACCTTTCACGAAAGAACAGCTGAGTGGAGCTATTGGCAATTTGAGCCTATAG
- a CDS encoding cell division protein FtsX, whose product MSRRISPGLRSGSLPILAALMTMLGGFALAGLTGVQTLASEWLKAAQSAATIEIPSDIPNFSARKTKLLLSFQNDPNVLKVDELSSEQTQDLLAPWLGKSENDKKPLFGLTLPKVIIVSHKPTAHLEGILNELIPEATLQEDMQWGDRLNQLGNSLVVCAWFTVLLIMIVAVLSIGITVRRSVASQKRATEIVHSLGVADFTISSHIAGHTAILCFLGSLTGLIFLAPITIYMAEILAPFSQQAIILHNFPLSFSEWKNALTFLPSILVKELVFLPIIATLLGWITAQGVVLSWLRRLP is encoded by the coding sequence ATGAGTAGGCGTATTTCCCCCGGATTACGATCGGGTAGTTTACCCATTCTTGCTGCTTTAATGACAATGCTGGGTGGGTTTGCTCTTGCAGGTCTGACGGGCGTACAAACACTTGCATCAGAATGGTTAAAAGCAGCTCAAAGTGCTGCTACAATTGAAATTCCTAGCGATATTCCTAATTTCTCTGCTCGGAAGACCAAACTCCTTCTATCATTCCAAAATGATCCCAATGTTCTGAAAGTTGATGAGCTGAGTTCTGAACAAACTCAAGACCTCCTAGCACCATGGCTGGGCAAATCTGAAAACGATAAAAAACCCCTTTTTGGACTTACCCTCCCTAAGGTTATTATCGTCAGTCACAAGCCGACGGCTCATTTAGAAGGCATATTAAATGAGCTGATCCCTGAAGCCACGTTGCAAGAAGATATGCAGTGGGGAGATCGATTAAACCAACTGGGAAATAGCCTTGTCGTCTGTGCATGGTTCACCGTTTTGCTAATCATGATTGTAGCTGTGTTATCTATTGGCATCACCGTGCGTCGATCTGTTGCTTCCCAAAAACGTGCAACAGAAATAGTCCATTCGCTTGGCGTGGCAGACTTTACTATTTCCAGTCATATTGCTGGGCATACTGCTATCTTATGCTTCCTCGGAAGCCTCACCGGCCTCATCTTCTTGGCTCCCATAACCATTTACATGGCCGAAATTCTTGCACCATTTAGCCAACAGGCTATTATACTTCACAATTTCCCACTGTCCTTCAGTGAATGGAAAAACGCCTTAACTTTTCTCCCTTCTATTCTTGTCAAAGAACTTGTTTTTTTACCGATTATCGCCACTCTTTTAGGCTGGATCACTGCGCAAGGTGTCGTTTTATCATGGCTTCGCCGACTACCTTGA